In Chryseobacterium salivictor, the DNA window TAAATTTAAAATATTAAAAAACGAATGCGTAATTCATTATCTGTCATATCCTTAGGTCTTCTGATTATTTCTTGCGGAACGCAAAAAAAATCACACACTGCAGTTGTAAAACCTACATTGCCCCAAGTTTCACTTGTGAAACCTGAAGTTCCCCTTCATAAACCGAGAATTCGACATGAAGGTGGAGTCGAGTTTTTTAAAGAAAACATCGGTGATATTACTAAAAATGACAATACGGCCAGTTATGGATCGATTGTTTCTGCGAATCCTGCTGGATATAAAGTAGTGAAAACTTTCTTTCCGGCAGTAGGGCAAAATTTCCGACAGCGGTATATTATTTTACATTATACGGCTTTGGATGATGATAAATCGGTAAATGTGCTGACTCAGCAATCGGTGAGCTCCCATTATTTGGTCAATGATTTAGGAGATAATGAAATTTATCAGTTGGTTGATGAAAATAAAAGGGCTTATCACGCCGGAATCAGTGCCTGGCGAAAAGACAAAATGCTCAATGATACTTCTATTGGGATTGAGATCGTAAATGCAGGTTATAAAACCGATGCCGGTGGAATGAAAGTTTTCCCTGAATATTCTGAAGCACAGGTCAAGAAAGTGGCTGCATTGGTAAAAGACCTTGCGAACCGGTATATGATTCCGCCGACCAATGTTTTAGGACATTCTGATATTGCACCAACCAGAAAGCAAGATCCAGGGCCAAAATTTCCGTGGAAGAAGTTATACACTGACTACCAGGTTGGGATGTGGTATGACGAAAGTGTGAAAGACAATTTCTATATGACCGCTGTTTTGGAAGATTATACCTTGCAGATGACCGTTCCATCATTTCTGTTTAAAATTCAAACTGCCTTGCGTGATTTTGGCTATGATATTAATCCGAATGGATTATATGATGATGCGACGAAGAAAACGATCGAAACTTTTCAGTATCATTTCCGGCCGGAAAATTACTCGGGGATGATGGATGCGGAAACTTGGGCAATTTTGCAGGCATTAAACTTGAAGTATCCAAATAAATAAATATCTTTACAATTCTCAAACCGGGCGATACATTATCGCCTCTTTTTTTAGACTTAACTTTAAATCAATTTAATAAATACAGTAAATAATCTTAACTCTTCAACAAATTATTTTATGGAACATTTCAGAAATGAAAGCGATTTATTAGGGACTTTACAAGTGCCCCAAAATGCATATTATGGAGTTCAAACCCAACGTGCTATTGATAATTTTAAAATTTCAGGACAAACTCTTTCTTCTTATCCGCAATTTATAAAAGCGTTGGCTGTAGTGAAAAAAGCAGCTGCAAAAACCAATTATGAATTGGGATTGCTTGATGAGAATCTTTATAAAATGATTGCCGAAACCTGTGAGGAGCTTATCGACGGAAATCTGCATGAGCAATTCCCGATCGATATGATTCAGGGTGGAGCAGGAACTTCTGTGAATATGAACGCTAATGAAGTTATTGCAAACAGGGTTTTAGAGAAATTAGGAAAAGAAAAAGGAGATTATCAGTATTGTTCGCCCAACGATCATATCAACCTTTCGCAATCGACGAATGATGCTTATCCAACTTCATTAAAAATGGCTTTGCTGTCGATGAATTTGGAGTTGGTAGAAAAACTCAGGAAAATAGTTGAAGCATTTCGTGAGAAGGGAAAAGAGTTCGCACCCGTTATCAAAATGGGAAGAACACAGCTGCAGGATGCCGTTCCTATGAGTATGGGTCAGGAGTTCGAAGCTTATGCGGCAACTCTGGAAGAAGATATTTCTAAATTAAACGCGAATGCCAACCTTTTTGTGGAGGTGAATATGGGGGCAACCGCCATCGGAACTGGATTAAATGCTCCCGTTGGTTATGCGAATTTATGTGCTAAAAACCTCGCTCAATTGACTGGGTTTTCTGTTATTTCTGCACCCAATTTGGTAGAAGCAACTCCAGACACGGGTGCTTATGTCATTTATTCTTCGGCCTTAAAAAGATTAGCGGTGAAGCTGTCTAAAATCTGTAATGATTTGCGTTTGCTTTCTTCAGGTCCAAGAGCGGGCTTTTTTGAAATCAATCTTCCGCCAATGCAGCCTGGATCTTCAATCATGCCGGGAAAAGTAAATCCTGTAATTCCGGAAGTGGTCAATCAGGTTTGTTTTAAAGTCATCGGAAATGATTTAACGGTAACTTTTGCGGCAGAAGCAGGACAATTGCAATTAAATGTAATGGAACCCGTTCTTTCACATTCAATTATGGAAAGCATGATTTTCTTAGGAAATGCAATGGATACTTTAAGAGAAAAATGTATCGTAGGCATTACGGCCAACAAAGAGGCCTGTTTGAATATGGTGAGAAACAGTATCGGTATTGTAACCGCTTTAAATCCTTATATCGGTTATAAAAATTCTACAGAAATTGCCAAAGAAGCGTTGGAAACAGGCAGAAGCGTTTATGATTTGGTATTGGAGCGCCGGATTTTATCTGAAGAAAGATTAAATGAAATTCTGGATCCTGCAAATATGCTGAAGCCTCATCAACCAATGTAATTTTTTAAATAAAACTACAGATTAAAACCATCGGATAATTAAACTATGAAGAAAATATTAACAACAATAACCGTTATTGGAGCACTCACGATGAGCAACGCACAGAAATTTGAAACTAAGAAAACAACAGACAAAAGCGGTTACCAATATGAAACCGTTATTAATGATAAAACAGGGGTAAGAGTTTATACTTTAAAAAATGGATTAAAAGTATTCCTTGCGAAAAACGATGACGCACCGAAAATCCAAACCTATATTCCCGTAAGAACAGGAAGTAATAATGATCCGGCTGATAATACGGGATTAGCGCATTATCTGGAACACATGATGTTCAAAGGAACCTCTAATCTTGCAAGTGCAGACTGGGCAAAAGAAAAACCGCTTTTAGAGGAAATTTCTAAACTGTATGAACAGCATAAAGCAGAACAGGATCCGGAAAAAAAGAAAGCACTCTATAAAAAAATAGATGAAGTTTCACAGGAGGCAAGTAAATTTGCAATCGCCAACGAATATGACAAAGCGATTTCTTCACTGGGAGCGTCGGGAACCAATGCTCATACGTGGTTGGATGAAACCGTTTATAAAAATAATATTCCAAACAACGAACTCGAAAAATGGTTGAAAGTGGAGAAGGAAAGATTCTCTGAATTAACTTTGAGATTATTCCATACTGAGCTGGAAGCGGTTTATGAAGAATACAACCGTGCTCAGGATAACGACGGACGTTTGGTGAATTATGAATTAATGGATGCCCTTTTCCCAACTCATCCAAATGGTCAGCAAACGACGATCGGAAAATCAGAGCATTTGAAAAATCCATCCATGCTGGCGATTCACAAATATTTTGATGAATATTATGTGCCGAATAATTACGCCATGGTTTTGGTGGGAGATTTAGATTACGACAAAACCATTAAACTGGTAGATCAGTATTTCGGAAGTTTTGAATACAAAGAATTACCGAAAAAACAAACGATCACCGAAGAGCCAATGACCAAAATTGTAGAAAGAACGGTAAAAAGTCCTTCTACACCGAGGTTACAACTCTCCTGGAGATCTGATTCTTATGGAACTCAAAATGCGAGACTTGCAGACATCGTCGGAAATATTCTGACGAACTCGGGAGATTCCGGTTTGATTGATTTAAACATTAATCAAAAACAGAAAGCGCTGAGAGCAATGGCTTACGAGTCTGCGTTTAAAAATTACGGAAGTTTTTCATTAATTATCGTTCCGAAAAATGACCAGACTTTTGATGAAGCGAAAAAATTAATGTTGGATCAAATTGAACTGGTGAAAAAAGGAGAATTCCAGGACTGGTTGATTCCGGCCATCATTAATGATATGAAAATCCAGCGCATGAAAACGTATGAAACCGCTGACGGATTGGCTACTTCATTGTACGGAAGTTACATCAACGACAGAACCTGGGAGCAGGAACTGAATGAGATCAATGAATACGAAAAGATTACGAAAGCCGACGTGGTGAAATTTGCCAACTATTTCTTTAAAGATAATTATGTCATCATTAAAAAAGAAAAAGGCGTCAATGATAAATTAGTCCGCGTAGAAAATCCGGGAATTACTCCGATTAAACTAAACAGGGATGCGCAGTCTCCGTTTTTAAAGGGAATTTTAGCAGAAAAATCTTCTGAAATTAAACCTGAATTTATCGATTACGCAAAAGTGATCAAAACGGATAAAATCGGTGATAAAAAAGTGAGTTTCGTACATAATAAATACAATGATATTGCCCAGGCTCATTTTGTTTTCCCTTTCGGAAGCGACTATGACAAAGAATTAGGTCTGGCAACTCAGGTATTGCAATATTTAGGAACCAATAAATTATCTGCGGAAGACCTTAAAAAGGAATTCTTTAAGTTGGGTATTTCTAATGATTTCAGAACTTCACAGGACCAGTTGAGAATCTCGTTAAGCGGTTTAGAAGAAAATATGCCAAAAGCAATCGAGCTGTTGAAAAACTGGATGCAGAATGCAAAACCCGATCAGAAGGTATACGAAGAAAATGTGAAAACCATTTTGGAAGGCCGGGAAGTTGCCAAAAAAGACAAAGCAAGAATTATGGCCGCTCTGTCTAATTACGCTAAGTATGGCAAGGTTTCGCGCTTTTCAGATGTGCTTTCCAAATCACAGTTAGAGGCGATCAATTCGGTTGATATGACGAATAAAATTCAGAATTTGCTGAAAATGCCTTACGAGATTTTCTTTTACGGACAGAATTTCAATGCTTTCAAAAAATATGCAAAACCTTTCGTAGAAAAGGAAACCTTGAAAGTTCCTGCAAAAAACGACTATCCTGAACCTGCAACCAACGGCAATGTATATTTTACCAATTACGATATGGTACAAACTGAAATGAGTAAAGTGGCAAAAGGACCAAATGTTAATTTAGCGAACCTTGGGAAAATCAGTGTTTTCAATGAGTATTTTGGACGGGGATTATCTTCAATCGTTTTCCAGGAAATCCGTGAGAGCAAGAGTTTAGCGTATTCTGCTTATGTTTCTTATGCGTCAAGCGGCGAGCTCAACCGTCCTGATTACGTGACGACTTATATCGGAACTCAGGCGAATAAACTTCCGCAGGCAGTTACTGCGATGGATGAATTGATGGAAAATCTTCCGCAAATCCCGGCACAGTTTGAAAATGCTAAAAATGCAGCGTTGAAACAAATTGCTTCGGGTAGAATCAACAGAACCAATATTTATTTCAATCAGTTAAGTCTTAAAAAATTAGGAGTTGACTACGATTTAAGAAAGGATATTTACAAAGAAATCGAAAAATTGTCTTTGGCAGATCTTACGGGTTTCTATGATTCGCAGATGAAACCAATGAAATACAATACCGCGATTATCGGTAAAAAAGAAAATCTTGATATGGTTGCCATAAATAAAATGGGCACATTCCAGGAAGTTTCTTTAGAAGAAATATTTGGATATTAATTTTTGAAGATATGGTTAAAAAAAAGTGAAATTTCGGTTTCACTTTTTTTTATGTTTAATAATAAAATCAAAAAAATATTTACAAATGAAATTGAGATCAATTAAATAGGGTGATTTGACTCTTTTATAGTAAAATAAATAGGTTCACATTTGCAATGCAATACCTATAAACGAATTTTTTCGTGATCCACAGAACGATAAAATTCGACGTAACAATGTAGAAATTACAGCGCAACATTTCATTGTCCGTTGTTCAACAGAAAAAGTCAGTACAATGATGAAAATTTTAAAAAAAAAATTTTATGAGTTTGCATGAATCTTTCAACAGATCGGGTTTCTCAAAATCCGTCAACAGTCCGGCAGGTCGCATATTCCGTTTGGCAGCAGGCACCGCATTTCTGCTGGTAGGATACCAGTTTCGCGATCGCCCACTTGGTATACTTTCAATGGTTTGGAGTATTTTCCCCTTAAGTGCCGGAGCATTTGATATCTGCTATATCAGCGCCGCATTGGGCGGTCCATTATCGGGTAAGAAGATCCGCGGCAGTTCGGGTAAATAGGTTTTATCGGTTACGGAAGTTGCACAGCAAGCAGTCGAAGAGAATCCTATTAATTATCTTTAAAAACCTTACAAATTATAAAACTAAACTAATAGCTGTGAAAGCAAAGATTCCGGAATTTCCGGAATTTTTTTTTGGATTATTTTAAAGTTGGTGACAATGGTTGCATGAAATATATACCTAGGCTTTGCAATATCTAAAACAGTTACCGGGTATATTTAAACGAAAGAACGCACCAAAAAGGCACGTTCTTACAAATGTAATATTTAAAAAATATTTATTTCACAATTTTCATTTCATTCAACAGCCATTTTGCATCGGCATATTTATCAACAATGAAAAGAATATATTTGGTGTCCACCATGATATTTCTACTGAAACGGGGATCGAAATTGATGTCACTCATCGTTCCTTCCCACTGTCTGTCGAAATTCAGTCCGATTAAATTTCCGTGTGCATCCAAAGCAGGACTTCCGGAGTTACCGCCGGTTGTGTGATTGGTTGCTGTAAAGTTTACGGGAACATCGCCGGTTTTGTCTTTGTACATTCCGTAATCTTTCGTATTGTAAATGTTGACCAGTTTTTTAGGAACATCGAATTCATAATCACCGGGAACATATTTTTCCATCACCCCTTCCAGATGCGTTTGGTAACCGTAGTAAACCGCGTCTCTGGGGTTAGAACCTTTCACCTGGCCATAAGCGACACGAAGCGTAGAGTTTGCATCCGGGAAGAATTTACGGTCTTTATCGGTTTCCATTTGCTGCGCCATGAATTTCTTTTGAAGCACATCGATCTGATCCTGAAGTTCTGCATATTTCCCTTCAGTAGTTTTCATGTAGCTATCTTTCATTGAAGAAGCCAGCTGAATAATGGGGTCGTTTTTAAGGTTTTTAATCAACTCCGCCGGATTGGCAAATACCTTGTCGATATTCGCTGACGCCGTTGCGCTGTTGAAAGTTCCGCGTCCGGTAATCACTGAATTTTTAGACCAGTTTTCAATGGTTGCTGAATTTTTATTAACCTCTTTAAACTGAGCGAAATTTGCAGGCAAAAATTTGGCAGGTGTTTTTTCTGCATACAAAGCGAGCAGCTGTGCTGTTACTTTAGCATCCAGTTCAGCATCATAATCTTTGTAAAATGAAGCAAGTCTGTTTTTGAAACCTGTCAGTGTCTGGTCGGTCATTTTTCCAGCTTCATAACTTTGCATAAAATTGATGTACTGATTGGCCAGTGACAAAGTTTCGGCATTTCTGGTCACTTCCGAATAATAAGAACGGTTTAGCGAGTAAGGAGACTGCTCGTTGTACAAATTGTTCAGCTGATCAATCGTCGGTTTAATTTGCGGATTTTTTGCAATTAAAGTCTGCTCGTATTTTTTCTTTTTTCCAACGGCGTCAGATTTTTTCAAACCTTCAACTTCGCCGATCCATTTTTTCCAGTAATTGGCTACACCAGCGTATTTTGACGCATATTTAATTCTTGTTTCCGCATCGGTACGCATTTTTTCGTTTAAGGTTTTCAACGCGACTTCTCTTACGGCGATCATGGCAGGATCGGTTTCTGTCATTACCTTTTCTACAGCGATGGCAGGTAAATACTCGGTTGTTCTGCCGGGGAATCCAAAAACAAATGTGAAATCATTTTCCTGTTTGTCTTTAATGGAAACCGGTAAGAAATATTTCGGTTTGTAAGGGATATTGTCTTTTGAATAATCCGCTGGTTTATTGTTTTTGTCAGCATAAATCCGGAACATCGAAAAATCGCCGGTATGTCTTGGCCAAACCCAGTTGTCGGTATCAGATCCGAATTTACCGATTGAACTTGGCGGTGCACCAACCAAACGGATATCTTTGTAAGTTTCAATAATGTAGGCGTAATATTTATTACCGTAATAAACGGGTTTAATGATTACTTTCTGCCAAGGTTCTAATTTAAAACCGGCTTTAACCGTTTCAAGATTTTTGGCAATCAGCGCTTCCGCCGCTTTAGAATCTAAATTTTGTGTTCCCGCCAAAACAGACCCCGTCACTTCTTTAATATCTGCGATAAAATCTACGGTCACGCCCGGATTTGGTAATTCTCCATTCATGTCTTTTGCCCAGAAGCCATCACTCAAATAATCATGTTCCACTGATGAGTGTTTCTGAATTTGACCGTAACCACAGTGGTGATTGGTCAGCAGTAAACCTTGTGGTGAAATTATTTCTGCGGTACAACCTCCGTTAAATTGTACGACCGCATCTTTAATACTCGGTTTTGAAGGATCGAAAATCTGTTTCGCAGAAATTTTCATTCCCAAATCTTTCATTTCCTTTTCGTTGAGTTCTGTAGGAATCCACATTCCGCCGTACTGCTGGGCAAATGCCATCACTGCCGGCAAAAGTATTGCTGCCAGCAATATATTCTTTCTATTCATTTTTAAAATTTGGCCTAAAAATAAGAAAATTTTTATTGATGAAGCAGTATTATGGGGCTTAAAATGAGTTGACCAATCTTTTTTCCATTATTTGGGGTGTTGAAATAACCGATCAATCACAGACTGAAATACCCGAGAATAAAAAGTTAATGATGTTTTCCGTCGTGATTATTGATCGTTTTTCAAATAAACAGAATGATGTTTCACGGTATTTTCAAATGTTAAAGGGCGACATTTATTCAAAAGCCGATTTTGCAGAAATGATCTTTGTTCGGTTTTATTCTTAACTTAATGATTATAAGTGTTAAGCATTCATCAAATATTCTTTTTTTTAAAGGAGATGTTCGGTATTTTATCTTTATTTTAAATATATTTGATGGACAAATGCGATTCCGTATTTTATTCTGAAAAAACAAACCTGAAAACCCCGAAATCATGCGAAATATAATTCCTCATTCTTTGTTTAGCGACCATGATATTTATCTTTTTAAAGAAGGAAATCATTATAAGTTGTATGAAAAATTTGGCGCTCACTCTATTGAAATTGATGGGGTCGAAGGCGTTTATTTCGCCGTTTGGGCACCATTTGCTAAAGAGGTTTCTGTTATTGGTGATTTTAACGGATGGCATTCTGAAGCCCACAAATTACTGCCAAGATGGGACGAATCCGGAATTTGGGAAGGATTTATCGCAGGCTTAAAATGGGGAGATGTTTACAAATACGGAATCCGAACCAATAAAGGAGTTTTACTCGAAAAAGGAGATCCTTTTGCTTTAAGTTGGGAACAGAACCTACAGGCTGGTTCACTCGTTTCAACCACCTGGTTTGAATGGACGGATAAAAATTGGATGAAGGACCGTTCAAACAAGAATTCCATCAATGCGCCAATGTCGGTTTACGAAATGCATCTGGGATCCTGGATGCGCGGCACAGATGATCCACACCGTTTCTTCAGTTATAGAGAAATTGCAGAACGGCTTGTTCCTTATATGAAGGAAATGGAGTTTACGCACGTAGAATTCATGCCCATTATGGAATATCCGTATGATCCAAGCTGGGGCTATCAGGTGACAGGATTTTTTGCTGCCACCTCCCGTTTTGGTTCGCCGCAGGATTTAATGTTTCTAATTAATGAATTGCACCGGAACGAAATCGGCGTTATTTTAGACTGGGTTCCTTCTCATTTTCCGGGTGACGCCAATGGACTGCATTTCTTCGACGGTACTTTTTTATATGAACATGAAGATCCCCGAAAAGGTTTTCATCCTGACTGGAAATCCTATATTTTCAATTACGGAAGACCGGAAGTGAAATCGTTTTTAATCAGTAATGCTATATTTTGGCTCGACCGTTATCATGCCGACGGACTTCGGGTAGATGCCGTAACCTCAATGCTGCACCTGGATTATTCCAGAAATGAAGGCGAATGGGAACCGAATAGTGATGGTGGAAATGTGAATCTGGAAGCCAGGAAATTCTTACAGGATTTCAATAAAGCAGTCTATAAAGAATTTCCGGATGTGATAACGATAGCCGAAGAAAGTTCAGACTTTCCCATGCTCACAAAACCAGTACACGACGGCGGTATCGGTTTTGGTATGAAGTGGATGATGGGCTGGATGCACGATACTTTGAAATATTTTAAAGTAGATCCAATTGATAGAAAATACCACCATAATAAATTGACGTTTGGCTCTGTTTACGTTTATAATGAAAATTATATGATGCCGCTTTCTCATGACGAAGTCGTCCACGGGAAAGCCAGTTTAATTTATAAGATGCCGGGCGATGAATGGCAGAAATTCGCCAATCTTCGTGCTTTATATCTTTATATGTTTACCCATCCCGGCGCAAAACTGCTGTTTATGGGTAATGAATTCGCGCAAACCCGCGAGTGGAATTTTACCCAAAGTCTCGATTGGCATTTGCTCCAATTTCCTTTTCACAAAGGAATGCAGGAATTTGTAAAAAGATTGAATCATTTATACAGAAATGAAACCGCCCTGTACGAAAATAATTTTTCACCCCAGGGAATGGAGTGGGTGGACGCGAATGATGCCGATAATTCCATTTACATTTATTTAAGGAAAGGAAAAAAAGAGGACGATGTTTTAATGGTGGTTTTAAATTTAACACCAAGAGTTCTTGATTATAAAATCGGTATTGATGAGGGGACGAGTTGGGAAGTGATTCTGAATTCGGATGACACGCAATTTGCGGGAAGTGGTGTGAAGGCAGAAGTGGAGGATGAAGAAGACGATGAATGGATGTACAGGCCCAATGCAATTGTCTTAAAATTACCACCGCTTGCCGGCGTTATTTTAAAACAGAAAAAATTACAGACAGCTGTGGTTGAAAAGGAGAAGAGTGTAAAAAACTGAGAAATAGTAGATGCCAAATAGAATACATGAACGTAAAATGAGAATATTTAACCTTTCTATCGAATGTTATCCTGTCGCCAAAGTTGGCGGACTTGCCGATGTGGTAGGAGCATTGCCTAAATATCTCAATAAAATCGATGGGGTGGAAGCCAGCGTAATTATGCCCTGGTACAATAAACCGTTCGTTCACGACCACAGTTTCGAGCTGGTTTTTGACGGTTGGATTCATCAGCACCGGCAAAGTTTTCAAGTTCAGGTCATGAAAGAACGTTCCAAAGTTTTAGGTTTTGATTTGTATTTGGTGAAAATTCCGGGACTTTTGGACCGGGATAATCCTTACGGATACTGGGATGAAAGTCAGCAGTTTCTGGCTTTTCAACATGGAGTACTGCATTGGCTGACCGCCATGGAGATTCGCCCCGACGTTTTGCACTGCCATGATTATCATACCGGTCTGGTTCCTTTTATGGTAGAAAATTGTCCTGAGTTTAGTTTTCTAAAGGGCGTAAAAACAATCGGTACCATTCATAACGGCGAATATCAAGGGCAGATGAGTTGGGAAATGATTAATTATTTTCCCTGGTTTGATGGCGCGAAATGGGGTTTGCTGGATTGGGACGGCTACATCAATCCATTGGCTGCGATGATAAAATGTTGCCATTCTTTCAATGCTGTTTCTGGCGGTTATATGGATGAACTGTTTGAAAATTTCCGCGGTCTGGAAACTTTAGTCAGACAGGAATATGCAAAAGCAAACGGTATTATCAACGGCATAGATACCGAAATATGGGATCCTGAAGTCGATCCGTTCCTCGCTTTTAATTATGGAAAAAAAGATGCTGACTCCGGTAAGTGGAAAAATAAAAAAGAGATTTGCGAAGAATATGGTCTGAATCCCAATTTGCCGCTGTTCAGTTTCATCGGTAGATTTGCGGGCGAAAAAGGAGCCGATTTTTTACCGGAAATCGTCTGGAAAAGTATCCGGGAAACCTACGGCGCTTTGAATATCATTATTTTAGGTTCAGGTGATAAAAATATCGAAAATCAATTGTCGGAATTGTCTCATTCTTTTTCAAATTTCGCTCTGGATCTGGGGTACAAAGAATATTTATCCCATAAAATTTATGCTTCTTCCGATTTTTTATTAATGCCTTCCAGAGTGGAACCCTGCGGACTCAACCAAATGTACGCCATGCGGTACGGAACCGTTCCGATCGTCAGATATACCGGTGGTTTACGGGATACAGTAGAAGATATCTCAACAGGCGGAAGCGGACTCAATTTCGGTGAAGCAAGTGCAAATGCCGCTGTTCATGCAATCCATCGCGCTTTGCATATTTTTCATAAAGAGGGTTTGATGAAACAGTTGGTGCAATCGAATATGAATTTTGATTTCTCCTGGGAAAAATCTGCCGAGAAATACCTGGAGCTTTATGAAAAGTAACTGAATTTTTCAGCTTCGATCATAGTTCGCCATTAATCATCAACTAAAGCTGATATTCTTAAATTTATTCCGAAAATCAATGTGCTTTTTTCAAAAATCAAGGAGTTTTTTCCACTGATGACTTTTTAATTTTCGACATAATTGGCTCACAAATTTATAAAACCGTAAGTTTGCAGGCTGAAAAAAATTATGGAAAAGAAAAATATGTTAAAAGGGGTTTTGTATGTTGCGCTGGGAGCAAGTATTTTCGGCATGTTGGCCACGTTTGTTAAATTGTCTTATCAAGACGGATATACGACCTCCGAAGTTACCACGGCACAATTCGTTCTGGGATTGACAGGTTTATTTATTTTAAATCTGATACAGAAAAAAACTTCAAAAAAACCACTTGCCCAGCCAACGCCCAAAGAGATTAAAATGTTGATGCTGGCAGGAACATCTTTAGGCTGTACCAGTCTATTTTACTATATCTGCGTTCAGTATATCAATGTATCTATCGCAATCGTATTGTTGATGCAGTCGGTCTGGTTCAGCGTTGTTATAGAAAGTGTAATATCGAAAAAATTTCCTAATGCCAAAAAGGTGGTCGCAACTGTAATCGTTCTGATCGGAACATTCTTCGCAACCAATATGATTAATCTGGACGTTAAATTGGATTTGCACGGTGTTTTTTGGGGACTGATGGCGGCAGCGTCATTCAGCATGACGATGTTCACTTCCAATAAAATAGCAACCCATATTCCGGTGTTGAGGAAAAGTATGATTATGCTTTCCGGAGGCGCTGTCATTGTATTTCTGTTTCTCTTTTTTGCACAGATCGGTCCTCTGCATTTTGAGGTGTTGAAAACATTTTATTTGAATTTTACAGATAATACAGACCATATCAGGGCTTTTGATTTTTCGATATTCTATACTTACGGTTTCATTCTGGCTTTGTTCGGAACGATTATTCCGCCGACTTTGTTTAATCTCGGGTTTCCAAAAACAGGTTTAGGATTGGGAAGTATTGTTTCGTCTCTGGAGCTGCCGGTTTCCGTTACGATGGCATTTGTATTATTGGGTGAAAAAGTTATTTTAATCCAATGGATGGGGATTCTTTTAATACTTTTTGCGATCGTGTTGATGAATTTGCCTTCCAAAAAAAAGGAATTACAGCCCAATTATCTGAAAGTAGATCATTAATGTAAGGAATATCCGAAATCCGGAAGAACTTTAAAATCTGGGGACTTTCCTTTAGGATTTTGCATGCTGATTAAAAAAGGATATGCATTTTAATTGATTAATGATTTCAATTAAAAACTGAAAAATGATTTCAACTGTAAATTATATTTTTTTTGAAAAAGAGTCTCATTTCCTTTGTTAGTGGTACTGTTATTGCAAAGTAAATGTTTATTTAAAATAAACTATGCTTAGACTTTCTCAAAAAAAACTT includes these proteins:
- a CDS encoding S46 family peptidase, whose translation is MNRKNILLAAILLPAVMAFAQQYGGMWIPTELNEKEMKDLGMKISAKQIFDPSKPSIKDAVVQFNGGCTAEIISPQGLLLTNHHCGYGQIQKHSSVEHDYLSDGFWAKDMNGELPNPGVTVDFIADIKEVTGSVLAGTQNLDSKAAEALIAKNLETVKAGFKLEPWQKVIIKPVYYGNKYYAYIIETYKDIRLVGAPPSSIGKFGSDTDNWVWPRHTGDFSMFRIYADKNNKPADYSKDNIPYKPKYFLPVSIKDKQENDFTFVFGFPGRTTEYLPAIAVEKVMTETDPAMIAVREVALKTLNEKMRTDAETRIKYASKYAGVANYWKKWIGEVEGLKKSDAVGKKKKYEQTLIAKNPQIKPTIDQLNNLYNEQSPYSLNRSYYSEVTRNAETLSLANQYINFMQSYEAGKMTDQTLTGFKNRLASFYKDYDAELDAKVTAQLLALYAEKTPAKFLPANFAQFKEVNKNSATIENWSKNSVITGRGTFNSATASANIDKVFANPAELIKNLKNDPIIQLASSMKDSYMKTTEGKYAELQDQIDVLQKKFMAQQMETDKDRKFFPDANSTLRVAYGQVKGSNPRDAVYYGYQTHLEGVMEKYVPGDYEFDVPKKLVNIYNTKDYGMYKDKTGDVPVNFTATNHTTGGNSGSPALDAHGNLIGLNFDRQWEGTMSDINFDPRFSRNIMVDTKYILFIVDKYADAKWLLNEMKIVK
- the glgB gene encoding 1,4-alpha-glucan branching protein GlgB, translated to MRNIIPHSLFSDHDIYLFKEGNHYKLYEKFGAHSIEIDGVEGVYFAVWAPFAKEVSVIGDFNGWHSEAHKLLPRWDESGIWEGFIAGLKWGDVYKYGIRTNKGVLLEKGDPFALSWEQNLQAGSLVSTTWFEWTDKNWMKDRSNKNSINAPMSVYEMHLGSWMRGTDDPHRFFSYREIAERLVPYMKEMEFTHVEFMPIMEYPYDPSWGYQVTGFFAATSRFGSPQDLMFLINELHRNEIGVILDWVPSHFPGDANGLHFFDGTFLYEHEDPRKGFHPDWKSYIFNYGRPEVKSFLISNAIFWLDRYHADGLRVDAVTSMLHLDYSRNEGEWEPNSDGGNVNLEARKFLQDFNKAVYKEFPDVITIAEESSDFPMLTKPVHDGGIGFGMKWMMGWMHDTLKYFKVDPIDRKYHHNKLTFGSVYVYNENYMMPLSHDEVVHGKASLIYKMPGDEWQKFANLRALYLYMFTHPGAKLLFMGNEFAQTREWNFTQSLDWHLLQFPFHKGMQEFVKRLNHLYRNETALYENNFSPQGMEWVDANDADNSIYIYLRKGKKEDDVLMVVLNLTPRVLDYKIGIDEGTSWEVILNSDDTQFAGSGVKAEVEDEEDDEWMYRPNAIVLKLPPLAGVILKQKKLQTAVVEKEKSVKN
- a CDS encoding glycogen synthase produces the protein MRIFNLSIECYPVAKVGGLADVVGALPKYLNKIDGVEASVIMPWYNKPFVHDHSFELVFDGWIHQHRQSFQVQVMKERSKVLGFDLYLVKIPGLLDRDNPYGYWDESQQFLAFQHGVLHWLTAMEIRPDVLHCHDYHTGLVPFMVENCPEFSFLKGVKTIGTIHNGEYQGQMSWEMINYFPWFDGAKWGLLDWDGYINPLAAMIKCCHSFNAVSGGYMDELFENFRGLETLVRQEYAKANGIINGIDTEIWDPEVDPFLAFNYGKKDADSGKWKNKKEICEEYGLNPNLPLFSFIGRFAGEKGADFLPEIVWKSIRETYGALNIIILGSGDKNIENQLSELSHSFSNFALDLGYKEYLSHKIYASSDFLLMPSRVEPCGLNQMYAMRYGTVPIVRYTGGLRDTVEDISTGGSGLNFGEASANAAVHAIHRALHIFHKEGLMKQLVQSNMNFDFSWEKSAEKYLELYEK
- a CDS encoding EamA family transporter, yielding MEKKNMLKGVLYVALGASIFGMLATFVKLSYQDGYTTSEVTTAQFVLGLTGLFILNLIQKKTSKKPLAQPTPKEIKMLMLAGTSLGCTSLFYYICVQYINVSIAIVLLMQSVWFSVVIESVISKKFPNAKKVVATVIVLIGTFFATNMINLDVKLDLHGVFWGLMAAASFSMTMFTSNKIATHIPVLRKSMIMLSGGAVIVFLFLFFAQIGPLHFEVLKTFYLNFTDNTDHIRAFDFSIFYTYGFILALFGTIIPPTLFNLGFPKTGLGLGSIVSSLELPVSVTMAFVLLGEKVILIQWMGILLILFAIVLMNLPSKKKELQPNYLKVDH